The following are from one region of the Aquirufa lenticrescens genome:
- the lhgO gene encoding L-2-hydroxyglutarate oxidase: MALDVIIVGGGIVGLATAHRILEARPDLHIALFEKESMVSMHQTGNNSGVIHSGLYYKPGSLKAKNCIEGYHQLIDYCTKENIPFELTGKIVVASTEEQRGQLETLYQRGQQNGLDGLKKLSLAEMREYEPHVTGVEGMFVPQTGIVDYRAVAAKLAVGTQIKGCEMHLGEQVIDIKKGLTFSIVETTKSVYEAKLVINCAGLYSDKVAQMTQKEPLDVRIVPFRGEYFKLRKDKEYLVKNLIYPVPDPNFPFLGVHFTRMMKGGVEAGPNAVLAFKKEGYKKLGIDVKELWDTLTWPGFQKVAVKYWETGLGEMYRSFSKEAFTKALQVLIPEIQITDLVEGGAGVRAQACDRNGGLLDDFSIVEDAKVINVLNAPSPAATSSLSIGKTVAEMALSRF, translated from the coding sequence ATGGCATTAGACGTAATCATCGTAGGCGGGGGCATCGTGGGCCTCGCAACGGCGCATCGCATATTAGAGGCGAGACCTGATCTTCATATCGCTTTGTTTGAGAAAGAAAGTATGGTCTCCATGCACCAAACAGGCAATAATTCTGGCGTGATCCACTCGGGCTTGTACTACAAACCGGGTTCTTTGAAAGCAAAGAATTGCATTGAGGGTTACCATCAATTGATTGATTATTGCACGAAAGAGAATATTCCATTCGAATTGACCGGAAAAATCGTGGTTGCTTCGACCGAAGAGCAGCGTGGACAATTGGAGACTTTATACCAAAGAGGTCAACAAAATGGCCTGGATGGATTGAAAAAATTGAGCTTAGCAGAAATGCGCGAATACGAGCCGCACGTGACAGGGGTAGAAGGAATGTTCGTTCCTCAAACGGGTATCGTGGATTACCGAGCAGTCGCTGCGAAATTAGCCGTAGGAACCCAAATCAAGGGTTGCGAGATGCATTTAGGCGAGCAAGTGATTGATATTAAGAAAGGTTTGACTTTCTCGATCGTGGAGACGACGAAGTCAGTCTACGAAGCTAAATTAGTGATCAACTGTGCGGGTCTTTACTCCGATAAAGTAGCCCAGATGACCCAAAAAGAACCTTTGGACGTACGCATCGTACCGTTCCGCGGGGAATACTTTAAGCTGAGAAAAGACAAAGAATACCTAGTGAAGAACCTGATTTATCCGGTGCCAGATCCGAACTTCCCGTTCTTAGGGGTTCACTTCACCCGCATGATGAAAGGTGGCGTGGAGGCAGGACCGAATGCGGTTTTGGCCTTTAAGAAAGAGGGTTACAAGAAATTAGGGATTGATGTGAAGGAGCTTTGGGACACCTTAACCTGGCCTGGATTCCAAAAAGTAGCGGTGAAATACTGGGAAACTGGTTTGGGCGAAATGTACCGCAGCTTCTCAAAAGAGGCCTTTACGAAAGCTTTACAGGTCTTAATTCCAGAGATTCAAATCACCGATTTAGTCGAAGGCGGCGCGGGTGTGAGAGCTCAGGCTTGCGACAGAAATGGGGGATTATTAGATGATTTCTCGATCGTAGAAGATGCGAAAGTGATCAATGTATTGAATGCGCCTAGTCCGGCGGCGACCTCGTCCTTATCTATCGGTAAGACGGTGGCGGAAATGGCCTTAAGTAGATTCTAA
- a CDS encoding ABC transporter ATP-binding protein yields MKLLLNYLKVYRWRVVGALALAATNQIFSLMDPYIFRKIIDDVAAVYRSDTHTMDQFVAAIWPLALASVGVAFVSRVAKNFQDYFINTVTQKVGANLYSDGIRHSLELPYETFEDQRSGETLGKLQKVRTDVEKLITLGINILFQSIIALIFISVYAFSVHWMVMPLFLITGPLIGYVSSVLSKKIKVIQIEIVKESTGLAGSTTESLRNIELVKSLGLAEQEIAHLNATTEKILKLELKKVRYVRSMAFVQGTCVNLLRMLMVVVLIYLIYEGKITIGQFYSLNIYSFFLFNPLQEIGNVVNTYREAEVSLQNFEQVLSIPSEKKPANPKAISSIQELKFDHVSFKHQSATTEALDGITFSVKGGETIAFVGPSGAGKSTLVKLLVGLYRPKKGQVYYNGEPSDAIDFDELRKKIGFVTQDTQLFSGSIRENLLFVNPNATDAQCMAVLEKAACQTLLARADKGLDSLIGEGGVKVSGGEKQRLSIARALLRDPNLLVFDEATSALDSLTEEEISETIRSLSVDTEHLTILIAHRLSTVMHATRIYVLEKGQIVEQGSHDDLVASKGLYFAMWRQQVGENK; encoded by the coding sequence ATGAAATTATTACTGAATTATTTAAAAGTATACCGCTGGCGCGTGGTGGGGGCCTTAGCCCTGGCAGCCACGAACCAGATCTTCTCCTTGATGGATCCCTATATTTTTAGGAAGATCATCGACGATGTGGCGGCGGTGTACCGCTCGGATACCCACACGATGGACCAGTTCGTGGCGGCGATTTGGCCTTTAGCCTTAGCGTCCGTGGGCGTGGCTTTCGTGAGCCGGGTAGCGAAAAACTTTCAGGATTATTTCATTAATACGGTTACCCAAAAAGTAGGTGCAAACCTCTATTCAGACGGCATCCGCCACTCTTTAGAATTACCTTACGAGACGTTTGAGGACCAAAGATCAGGCGAAACCCTAGGCAAGCTCCAAAAAGTTCGTACCGACGTCGAAAAGCTGATCACCCTTGGAATCAACATTCTATTCCAATCCATCATTGCCTTGATTTTCATCTCGGTCTATGCCTTCTCGGTGCATTGGATGGTGATGCCCCTTTTCTTAATCACAGGGCCACTAATCGGTTATGTATCGTCTGTATTAAGTAAGAAGATCAAAGTGATTCAGATCGAAATCGTGAAGGAATCGACTGGGCTAGCAGGATCAACGACGGAATCCTTGCGCAATATCGAGCTGGTGAAATCTTTGGGTTTAGCAGAGCAAGAGATCGCACACTTAAATGCGACAACGGAGAAAATTCTGAAATTAGAGTTAAAGAAAGTGCGCTATGTACGTTCGATGGCCTTTGTCCAAGGAACCTGCGTGAACTTGTTACGCATGCTGATGGTGGTCGTGTTAATCTACTTGATCTACGAAGGAAAGATCACGATCGGCCAATTTTATTCGTTAAACATCTATTCGTTCTTCTTATTTAACCCCTTGCAAGAGATTGGTAATGTGGTGAATACCTACCGCGAGGCAGAGGTGTCTCTCCAAAATTTCGAGCAGGTATTAAGTATTCCTTCGGAGAAGAAGCCTGCTAACCCGAAGGCGATTTCTTCTATTCAGGAATTGAAGTTCGATCACGTTTCATTCAAACACCAATCTGCTACGACGGAAGCGTTGGACGGAATCACGTTCTCCGTTAAAGGCGGCGAGACGATAGCTTTCGTGGGGCCTTCAGGCGCCGGAAAGTCGACTTTAGTTAAGCTACTAGTAGGTTTATACCGTCCCAAAAAAGGTCAGGTATACTACAACGGCGAACCAAGTGACGCGATTGATTTCGATGAGTTGCGCAAGAAGATCGGTTTTGTAACCCAAGACACACAATTGTTTTCCGGTTCGATCCGCGAGAACTTGTTGTTCGTTAACCCGAACGCGACGGACGCACAATGTATGGCCGTGTTAGAAAAGGCTGCTTGCCAAACTTTACTAGCCAGAGCCGACAAAGGATTAGATTCCTTGATCGGTGAAGGTGGAGTGAAAGTGTCCGGAGGCGAGAAGCAGCGCTTGAGTATCGCGCGCGCTTTGTTGCGTGACCCTAATTTATTGGTTTTTGATGAGGCGACTTCAGCGTTGGATTCTTTGACAGAAGAAGAAATATCCGAAACCATTCGTTCTTTATCCGTTGATACGGAGCACCTTACGATCTTAATTGCCCACCGTTTATCCACAGTGATGCACGCGACGCGGATCTATGTGCTAGAGAAAGGACAGATTGTAGAACAGGGCTCGCACGACGATTTAGTGGCGAGCAAAGGATTGTATTTTGCGATGTGGAGACAGCAGGTAGGAGAAAACAAATAA
- the ilvD gene encoding dihydroxy-acid dehydratase has translation MSLNKYSRTLTQEVSNPAAKAMLYGIGLTSEDMNKAQIGIASTGYEGNTCNMHLNGLSVHVKKGIQENGMVGLIFHTIGVSDGMTNGNDGMSYSLPSRDIIADSIENVVGAQWYDGVIAVVGCDKNMPGAMMAMARLNRPGMLVYGGTIRSGSYKGEKLDIVSAFEALGKKYAGTISDEDYEGVIRNSIPGAGACGGMYTANTMASSMEAMGLVLPNSSTYPATHEGKKEECLAIGAAMKVLLEKNICTRDIMTRKAFENAMTVVMALGGSTNAVLHYLAIAHAAGITFTLKDIQDISDRTPLIADLKPSGKYYMEDVLAIGGMPAILKYLHSVGLLHGDCLTVTGKTMAENLAEAPDLNFDTQKIIFPITQPLKPTGHLQILYGNLAPGGAVAKITGKEGERFEGIAKVCEREEEVIEYISKGEIKAGHVIVIRNEGPKGGPGMPEMLKPTSAVIGAGLGNSVAMITDGRFSGGTHGFVVGHVTPEAQEGGPIGLVKDGDKITIDAVNNTLVLHVSDEELAERKKNWKPIESPFKQGVLRKYIKNVSSASQGCVTDL, from the coding sequence ATGTCATTAAATAAGTATTCACGGACATTAACTCAGGAAGTATCTAATCCCGCTGCGAAAGCGATGCTCTACGGTATCGGCTTAACAAGCGAGGATATGAACAAAGCCCAAATCGGTATCGCAAGTACAGGTTACGAAGGCAATACCTGTAATATGCACTTGAATGGCTTATCTGTTCACGTGAAAAAAGGGATCCAAGAGAATGGAATGGTCGGTTTGATCTTCCACACGATCGGGGTTTCAGACGGAATGACCAATGGAAATGACGGGATGAGCTATTCTTTGCCATCGCGTGATATCATCGCAGATTCGATTGAAAATGTAGTAGGCGCACAATGGTATGACGGCGTCATCGCGGTCGTAGGTTGTGATAAGAATATGCCTGGCGCTATGATGGCGATGGCGCGTTTGAATCGCCCAGGGATGCTGGTATATGGCGGAACGATTCGCAGCGGTTCTTACAAAGGAGAAAAATTAGACATCGTTTCGGCCTTCGAAGCTTTGGGAAAAAAATATGCAGGAACCATATCTGACGAGGATTATGAAGGCGTTATTCGCAATTCAATCCCGGGAGCAGGAGCCTGCGGCGGTATGTACACAGCGAATACGATGGCTTCTTCGATGGAAGCGATGGGCTTAGTACTACCTAATTCATCGACGTATCCAGCCACGCACGAAGGCAAGAAAGAGGAGTGCTTAGCGATAGGCGCGGCGATGAAAGTGTTATTAGAAAAAAACATCTGTACACGTGACATCATGACGCGTAAGGCATTCGAGAATGCGATGACGGTGGTGATGGCCTTAGGAGGTTCTACAAACGCGGTGCTTCACTATTTAGCGATTGCACACGCTGCTGGAATCACGTTTACCTTGAAAGATATCCAAGATATTTCAGATCGCACGCCTTTGATCGCAGACTTAAAGCCAAGTGGTAAATACTACATGGAAGATGTATTAGCGATCGGTGGAATGCCAGCGATTTTGAAATATTTACACAGTGTGGGCTTGTTACACGGAGATTGTTTGACGGTGACAGGAAAGACGATGGCGGAGAACCTTGCGGAGGCTCCTGACTTGAATTTTGACACACAAAAAATTATTTTCCCTATCACTCAACCTTTGAAACCAACAGGTCACTTGCAGATCTTGTATGGTAATTTAGCTCCAGGCGGTGCCGTGGCGAAGATTACTGGTAAGGAAGGTGAGCGTTTTGAGGGTATTGCTAAAGTGTGTGAGCGCGAAGAAGAGGTCATCGAATACATCTCGAAAGGCGAAATTAAAGCAGGTCACGTCATCGTGATTCGCAACGAAGGTCCTAAAGGTGGTCCAGGGATGCCAGAAATGTTAAAGCCTACTTCGGCCGTAATCGGTGCTGGTTTAGGAAACTCGGTGGCGATGATCACCGATGGTCGCTTCTCTGGAGGAACACATGGTTTCGTGGTAGGACACGTAACACCAGAAGCACAAGAAGGTGGTCCAATCGGCCTGGTAAAAGACGGGGATAAAATCACGATTGATGCGGTGAACAATACCTTGGTATTGCACGTATCGGATGAAGAATTAGCAGAACGCAAGAAAAATTGGAAGCCTATTGAGTCTCCCTTTAAGCAAGGCGTTCTTCGCAAATATATTAAAAACGTATCCTCTGCTAGTCAGGGATGTGTGACGGATTTATAA